In Eremothecium gossypii ATCC 10895 chromosome IV, complete sequence, the genomic stretch GTTCAGCTAACGCACCGCGCTTACTGTGCTGCGCTTGCCTTTGCCTGCTCACATGTGCGTTGTGAGCCCAACAAGCAGAGGTACGCTTTATGTCTCTTGCCATTGACTCATATTTACCAGCGCCAAATGACTGGACTCAATCTCATGCACGCTTTCGGGATTGGGTTTTTGCATAAACCTAACCCTGATCTCTTTATAGAGGCCATGTGTGTGCTTCGGCCCGCGATGGTTTCCTTAGTTCCTAGAGTGTTGACTAAATTGGAGGCAGGGATTAAGAACTCTATCCAGGGTGCGGACGTCTCGACGTTTAAGCGTAAGCTTGCTAAGACGGTCATAGACGCCAAGGACAAACGCTTCAGTGCCGTTAGCGGCCCCGACGACTCTTACATGAACAGGTTTATCTACCGTAAGATATTTGTGGACAAGATTCGTGATAAGCTGGGCTTCACCAACGTACCTCTGGTCACCACCGGGTCTGCGCCTATATCACCGGAGACCTTGAGGTTTATTCAATGTGCCATGGACATAGGTATTCTGCAAGGTTATGGATTAACCGAGACATTCGGCGGTAACTTCCTCAGTGTCCCATACGAGACTGACTGTGGTTCATGCGGTCCGCCAGCGATGACCACTGAAGTCAGATTGCGCGATGTGCCAGGTATGTCGTACAACGCCGAGAAGGACCACATGGGCGAGGTCGTTGTCAGAAGTCAGCAACAATTTGAGAGGTACTACAAAATGCCAGAGAAGACGGCCGAAGTTCTCGATAAAGATGGCTGGTTTTCCACAGGTGATGTCGGTTACATTGACAAGAAGGGTAGACTCTTCATCACAGATAGAGTGAAGAACATTTTCAAATTATCGCAGGGTGAATACATTGCTCCAGAGAAGGTAGAAAACTGCTACTTATCTTCCTGTCCATTCATCACCCAGATATTTGTACACGGAAACTCCCTCAACAACTACTTGGTTGGGGTCGTGGGTATCGACGTGGTTCCTTTTAAGGCCATCCTCGACAGTCGTACTTCAAAGTGGTCCAAGCTGCCTCTTGAGGAGGTAATCCCTACCATCAACAAGGATCCGGCTTTGAAGCAGTTGACACTGAAAATTATTAACAGCTTTGTTACTGCTGAGCTACAAGGATTTGAGAAGATTGGAAACCTCTACGCCGATGTTGAGCCGCTCTCCGTAGATGGTGAAACCCTGACGCCAACCTTTAAGGTCAAACGTGAAGTTTGCACCAAGGTCTTCAAGGATATCCTTTCCAGCTTGTACGATGAAGGACATATCTTGAAGGCAGGGAAGCTCTGATCCTCCAGTGCTTTCTATAGCACCCCTGATGTATGTACGCAATATAAGAATACTAAAGTAGTTTTTTTTTCGTAAAATAACGAATGCATTAGACACTCTTGGACATCTGGGCTGGTACTTTCCCCTCACTCCAACATCGAGTCCAACATGTGGTCAAAGCAACTTATAGACTGACCTCGaatgcagcagcagccccTGTTGGATCTCCCATTATTCGACAAATATTCCGCCCGAGCGCGTCTGATATATTACAcgtgatcacgtgaccaaGAGCACTCGCCGGCGAGCCCGGATGCAATGGCAGTTTCGGTCCAATACACTTTTCGATTAATCTTCTGCCTCAACAGAGCGAAAGCCCGCTACGATCCAAGCGCCCGCACAACCAGCGATGTTTGCAACATATTCGGCTAGTATTCTCCGTTCGACTTTACCCCTGCGTAGCGTTGGCGTCAGACTGCTGAGCCAGGAAACTCGGCGGGCCATTGAGGGCGCCATTTCCTCTGCCCCAGTGGTTCTGTTCATGAAGGGCACCCCAGAGTTCCCTCAATGTGGCTTTTCGAAGGCCGCCATTGAGATCCTGGGCAGACAGGGCGTGGATCCTGCGAAGTTTGCGGCGTTCAACGTGCTGGAGGATTCTGAGCTGCGGAGCGGGATAAAGGAATATTCCGAGTGGCCTACAATTCCACAGCTCTACGTCAACAAGGAATTTGTTGGGGGGTGCGACATCCTCACCAACATGGCGCAATCCGGCGAGCTAACTACTATGCTCGAGGAGGCATCCGTTCTTGTGCCGGATACTGAGTGATGCCGCGTACGGCTCCCGACTATATTTATAGGAATACAGCTTGTAATTTACGACTTGTATTCTCATGCCTTTAGACTTGTAAATCATGGTTGTTTAATTCACAAACTCCGTTCTTTCAGTTGAAAGAAGTGAGAACAGCTTGCTTTCCGTCATGTGTGAAAGAGGCTTCTGATGGAGGAGGCGTGCACACGCCAGCAGAGAAAGTCTCTCAAAAAATGACGTTCTAGTGGAAGGCCGGACGCAATCACCCTTGAATGCGCGACGATCTACCTCCAACAAGGGCTAGAAATCGCATTCATAGCCTTATTCAGAAATCACCCTACTGACTTCAGTACGATTAGCAGCAATGTATTCTCTGTATTTTGGATTTGTAAACAGGGAATTCCGATAGGCGTGCTTACAACTCTTGGAAAGAGAATTTGATATTCGTCATTGGTTCAGGAGTGCACCCACGCGACACTGTCTCGTATCGACAGGAAGCGCTCTCAAATAAAATGACGATCACATTAACTGCATGCGGCACTCAGCCTTGACTGCCACACGTGCAAGAACGAATATTAGGCCCTGCACAGCGCCCGCAACGTGCGGTGAATAGCAGTGTGCTCTCCCCGATAACTGCGGAGTTGAGGAATGGGTAGCAGGAGCACCCTGCTGAACCATTTTAAATATCAAAGCTACACATGTGTTACCCTCAGTTTCGGACGCGGGCACCGCGAATTAGGGTTGCTGCGACGCATTAAGGTAGGCCGCGCAGCTCTTCGCCCAGGGATTTCCATCCCAGAACGGCTTCTTTGCGCCAGAGGCAGATGTCCTTGTAGTCACAGAATTTGCAGTATGCGTTGACATTGCGGATCGTGGGCTCTATCGGCTCAATCTCCCTTTTCCCGAACCAGAACCGGGCACTGTCTTCACAGTGCTTGCGCAGTTCGGCGGCGTCGTACTTGAAGGTATTGACGTGGAAGCACTCGCCGCCCATATAGTACTCAATCAGCAGTGTGTTAGAAAGAAGGGGCGCAATGCAACCGTACAGCTGGGCCATCCGGGCCGCCAGGAAGCGCAGGTTGAACGGCGTTTTCCATTGACCAAAGAAGACTGCATACTTCTGGAGCTCTGGCTGATCTTGCAGGAGCGCAGCATGCTGCGTAAAATCGTATGTGTCATGCGCCGCATACCTGTTATAGCTGTCAAAGGGCCCAAAGCCAATCGGGTCCCCGCGCACAAGCCGCAGCATATCTGCACCCAGCTGCGGAATGCCCTCCATCACAGAGAtcgcgctgccggcggcCAGCGGCGCGTCCACGTCGAGGCCCCGGCGCTGGGCGTTGGTGAGCAGCTTTTCATATGCCTTGTCAACATCTGCGCCCAGGTCCTCCAAAAACCTCCTATAGTACATCACCTGCAAGCGCGATGTCTCAACGACGGACGCCTGCGAGGGCACCTGGGTATACTTCCGGGTTTTGATGTCACCCACGACAACCTCCCACTcagccgcgcgccgctCACCGAGGTCTTTCAGGAACGGCACGAGCTCCGCCATGTCGGACGGGAACTGCAGCGAGCGCTCCGGCTGCAGCGCGCTCAGAGGGCTGCCCCCCCCGCGCTGCGTCAGCACTAGGTGGTCGATGACCCCACTGACGAGCACGTCACTGTCCTCGCGCACAGGCCCCTCGACGAAGGCGCCGTGGTCTGCGCTGATATAGCCGTGGCACAGCAGCTCCCGCGCCTCGCCCTTCTGGAACAGCGTGCACATCCTGTCGATCGCGCCCGCCCAGTCTGCTGCCAGCCGGTGCAGCGGGTCGACGGgcaccgccagctgcagccgctccagcgcctgTGTCGCGGCCGCGTCCGACGCACCGTGCAGCTTGTTCTCAAGCTTGCGATGCGCGCGCTTGCCGATGCGCATCGCCTTGCTCTCGAACAGCGGCATATTCGAGTACAGGTCGTAGGCCGTGCGCAGCTCGCACCACTGCTTCGTGAGCAGTCGTGTCACCGAGAGCCGGGGCGTGCCCTGGTAGACGATCTGGCCCGTGGCCCCGTCCACTcgcggccgcgcctgcACATCCAGGTACGGGTTCTCGAGCGCCGCAGGCTTGCGGTAAGCCAGATAGCCGCCGTTCTCCGCCTGCTGGAAAAGCTTGCCCACAACCCGGTATTTGGCTGAGAGGTACTTCCGTCTGGGTGCTGCCGCCACCTTGGGGTCCAGCTGGCCCATctccggcagcagcgcgctctctgcgctgctgcccgcCGGGGCTGACCCGCTGGTGTGCAGCGCGCGGCCCCACCCCGTCGCCCATCTCTGTCGCACCGTTCTCATGCTGCTCTGGTGCCCGCGCGGCCtgtgcggcggcgccgcacAGCGATTTttggccgccgccgcccgccgccgcccgccgcccgcccgccgcacAACACTATCATTCGTTTCTTACATAGATAGATACCTATGTACATGCCTAGAACAGCAGCGACACCAGCTCGAGGACGCCACCGCCCACCAGCAGGAACAGCAGCACGAGTATCCACGTTTTGGAGATCGGGTACTCGGTCTTGCTGCCtgtcttcttcttcttcccGACCTTCTTCTCGTTGGCCTTGGCGAACCGCAGGTTCGCTGCGCGTTGCTTGGGGGTCTGGAGCGCCATGCTGTTAGTGGTCCGTGCAGTAGGGGGAAGTGCTTGTGTCCACGCTGTACCACAAAAACCCCggccgcggctgccgccACGATTACCCAGCCAGATCTGCGCCGCGGTTACCCGGCCCACTCACGTGACGCGggccgccggcgcccgGCTGTACTAGGAGCGGCGGTCGGCCCCCGAGGCTGGCGCTGCCGTGCCCGTacgcgcgggcgccgccACTTTGCCCGCGTGCCGCGGGGGCCGGCGCACGCCGGGCCGCCCAGCACGAGTCATCCCTGCCGTTACCCGCCACTGCGACCCTGCCCGGCGCCCCGCATGCGGTTtggcgcagcgcgccgaCGGTCCGGACCTTTTGCTCGTGGCCGTTACCCGCCTCGAGCGCATGGCTCGGAACACAATGCAACGGCAACGCCCGTGCACCACACGCGATCCCGATCGGGATCTCGCACGGCGGAATCTGTGCAGGAATGATGCCCGTGAGCAGAAATAGAAATACCACTTCCCGATATGGCAACTGGGAAAACCAACGCAGCTGTCTCCGATAGGAAGGTTACGTCCGCTGCTACGTGTCTGAAACCAGCGGAGGCGCGACTAGTTGCGGACCGAAAAAGGAACGATGAACGTGCAAGGCGTGGGCTTGCAGGAACGGCGGAGGCAGAGCCCGTCTCCCCAGCTTACTTGCGCTGGTGGCTTATATATAAGAAGGCGGGTGAGCTCGGAAGGCGTGGACGGGCGACAGCGCACACAGCAAAGCACTCTTTTATCTGTTCTAACTACTAGTCATTCTTTTACAAGCGTTAACAAATTATGAAGCTGTCGACAGTCGTTGCAGGTGGCCTGCTCGCTGCGCAGCAGGTGCTGGGCGATTGTGATTTCATCGGAGGGAATTACTACTGCTCGAAGGCAGAAAATATCCGGTATGCCAATGTGGGCTACAGCGGCACGTACCTGGACGTCACCAGCATGGACGAGAAGAGCTGCAAGTGTAAGCAGAGAAAATTGGAGTTCTCGGGCAGTCTCTCGCCGCTGGACCAGGAGCTGACGGTGCACTTCCGCGGCCCGCTGCGGCTGAAGCAGTTCGGCGTGTACTACCCCGCGGGCAGCGACGGAGGCAGCGAGCAAAAGCCTGGGCACAAGCACAACTCTGGGCACAAGCACAAGCCCGGGCACGATCACGACAAGCGCGCTGTGCACTACGTGCACGTGACTTCGACTGTGTACGTGAAGGGCGGCGCGCACGCCGAGACGCCAgtggcggccgcgccggcAAGTACCTCTGAGCCTGCCAAGGCGGTCGAGagcgcgccagcgccgtTGTCCGAGagcgcgccagcgcctTTGTTAGAGAGTGCGCCTGCGCCACCATCCAAGAGCGCGCCTGCGCCGTCGCTCGAGAGTGCGCCCTCGTCGTCGCTGTCGTCGCTGTCCCAGAGCGCGTCCCCCTCGAGCAAGGAGGAGGGCAAGGGCGGCCTCCACTCCTTCCTGACGAAGGTTTTTGGCGACCACGGGCACAAGCAGTCCTCGTCCTCGACGTCGTCTGCTGCTCAGGCGAGCAGCACCGGAgccggcagcagcagcgttTCCGGCTGGAAGCGGGTGGCCCACTACACACCCGGCTCCACTGACAACTGTACGTTCTTCAACCACCAGGGCGGCAAGGGCTCCGGCACCTGGTCGCAGTGCTTCGGCAATTCTATTTCCTTTGCAAGCTCTGACGGTCGTTCTGGTGCGTCGAATCCTACTCCGCTCGACGACGTCACCTTCAAGTCGAACGAGGAGATCATGATCTTCTCCGGCGCCTCCTGCAAGGACAAGTCGTTGGGCGACTGCGGCTTCCACCGCGACAAGATCCCCGCCTACCACGGGTTTGGCGGCGCCACAAAGATGTTTGTGTTCGAGTTCACGATGCCCAGCGACGAGCACGGCAACGACTACAACCAGGACATGCCTGCCATCTGGCTGCTGAACGCGAAGATCCCCAGAACGCTGCAGTACGGCGACTCGtcctgctcctgctggaAGACCGGCTGCGGCGAGATGGACCTCTTCGAGGTGCTAAGCAAGGGCTCCAAGTACATGATTTCCCACATCCACGACGGCCAGGGCAACGACGGATACAATgtcggcggcggcgggtCCCAGGACTACTTCGAGCGCCCTCTCCAGCGCCCCATGAAGGCCGCTGTCATCTTTGATGGCGAGAACAGCAACGTCCACATCGTCGAGGTCGATGGTGACTTCGAGGCTTCTCTTTCCGCAAGCACGGTACAGAACTGGATTTCAAAGGAGGGCACCGTGGCTATGCTGCCTTGATTGCGCTAACGAATCTCCCACCGTGTCCACCGCAACCCGTGTGTACCAATCAATATTGCTTCCTCTGCCGCGACCCCGCACTGCGTCGCCTCCACCGCGCAACCCTGCTTTGAGATGCGAGGCTGTGCTGCCGCAGGCCCATATCGCTCACACCACACAACTTTCTTTTAGTAAATTGTAAATACAGCCAGCTGGCGCCTCGATGTGCCACAGAATGTCACGGAATATGTTTGACGCTGCGACCACATGCATGTGGACCCTCCCAGTTACCTTGGGGCGCTGCACCAGGCCGCGCGCCCCGTCATCCActgccgcgccgcgcgccgccgtgcCCGTGCTACACGCAGGCGCGGGGCCCGTCGGCATCCCTGCCTGTCTGGCGGCTAAGCGCAGAGACGCGCGCACCCGCGGGCACATGCGCCGGTGCGGCTCGCGCAGCCTCGGAAGCGCCCAGGCAAGCCTGCGTACGCGCTACGCATCCGCGCGCGCAGACATTGTGCGGCCGCATGACTTGCAacggccgcgcgctgcgggcCCGCAGGGCcccgcgcagccgcagccgcccgcATGTGCGCGAGGCTCTTTCCGCGTGTCGCGCGGCGGGGTCCGCGGTCCGGGCGCGCACAACAGCCCCTACAGCTCAGCATTCTAGCAAACTTCCGTGCCTGGGTGCAGCAGCATCGGCTTCTGCGCCGTTCTCAGCAGCGCAATCTACATGCAAACGCGGTACAGCACCAGCGCTACTATTTATACCACCTACGTAGCTGCCTGTTCTGGCAGCGAGCGGGCCGCAGGCCGCGCAGGCGGCGAGGGAGGGTAACGGGCCGGCCCTATTCGTCCTTAAAGTACGGGTGCGTGACCGCGCGCTTCGCGCTGATCCGGTGGATGGGATCGTAGGTGACCAGCTTGTCCAGCAGGTCCAGGCCGTGCTCGTTGAGCGACGGAACCACCTGCGCCAGGTCGCGGCGCTGCCATTTGGGGAACGTGGGCTTGAAATCGGGCAGGTAG encodes the following:
- the EXO5 gene encoding Exo5p (Syntenic homolog of Saccharomyces cerevisiae YBR163W (EXO5)); translation: MRTVRQRWATGWGRALHTSGSAPAGSSAESALLPEMGQLDPKVAAAPRRKYLSAKYRVVGKLFQQAENGGYLAYRKPAALENPYLDVQARPRVDGATGQIVYQGTPRLSVTRLLTKQWCELRTAYDLYSNMPLFESKAMRIGKRAHRKLENKLHGASDAAATQALERLQLAVPVDPLHRLAADWAGAIDRMCTLFQKGEARELLCHGYISADHGAFVEGPVREDSDVLVSGVIDHLVLTQRGGGSPLSALQPERSLQFPSDMAELVPFLKDLGERRAAEWEVVVGDIKTRKYTQVPSQASVVETSRLQVMYYRRFLEDLGADVDKAYEKLLTNAQRRGLDVDAPLAAGSAISVMEGIPQLGADMLRLVRGDPIGFGPFDSYNRYAAHDTYDFTQHAALLQDQPELQKYAVFFGQWKTPFNLRFLAARMAQLYGCIAPLLSNTLLIEYYMGGECFHVNTFKYDAAELRKHCEDSARFWFGKREIEPIEPTIRNVNAYCKFCDYKDICLWRKEAVLGWKSLGEELRGLP
- the TOS1 gene encoding Tos1p (Syntenic homolog of Saccharomyces cerevisiae YBR162C (TOS1)) — its product is MKLSTVVAGGLLAAQQVLGDCDFIGGNYYCSKAENIRYANVGYSGTYLDVTSMDEKSCKCKQRKLEFSGSLSPLDQELTVHFRGPLRLKQFGVYYPAGSDGGSEQKPGHKHNSGHKHKPGHDHDKRAVHYVHVTSTVYVKGGAHAETPVAAAPASTSEPAKAVESAPAPLSESAPAPLLESAPAPPSKSAPAPSLESAPSSSLSSLSQSASPSSKEEGKGGLHSFLTKVFGDHGHKQSSSSTSSAAQASSTGAGSSSVSGWKRVAHYTPGSTDNCTFFNHQGGKGSGTWSQCFGNSISFASSDGRSGASNPTPLDDVTFKSNEEIMIFSGASCKDKSLGDCGFHRDKIPAYHGFGGATKMFVFEFTMPSDEHGNDYNQDMPAIWLLNAKIPRTLQYGDSSCSCWKTGCGEMDLFEVLSKGSKYMISHIHDGQGNDGYNVGGGGSQDYFERPLQRPMKAAVIFDGENSNVHIVEVDGDFEASLSASTVQNWISKEGTVAMLP
- the GRX5 gene encoding monothiol glutaredoxin GRX5 (Syntenic homolog of Saccharomyces cerevisiae YPL059W (GRX5)), whose translation is MFATYSASILRSTLPLRSVGVRLLSQETRRAIEGAISSAPVVLFMKGTPEFPQCGFSKAAIEILGRQGVDPAKFAAFNVLEDSELRSGIKEYSEWPTIPQLYVNKEFVGGCDILTNMAQSGELTTMLEEASVLVPDTE
- a CDS encoding ADR057Wp (NOHBY424; No homolog in Saccharomyces cerevisiae), whose amino-acid sequence is MCHRMSRNMFDAATTCMWTLPVTLGRCTRPRAPSSTAAPRAAVPVLHAGAGPVGIPACLAAKRRDARTRGHMRRCGSRSLGSAQASLRTRYASARADIVRPHDLQRPRAAGPQGPAQPQPPACARGSFRVSRGGVRGPGAHNSPYSSAF
- the FAA2 gene encoding medium-chain fatty acid-CoA ligase FAA2 (Non-syntenic homolog of Saccharomyces cerevisiae YER015W (FAA2)), encoding MSNETEVNRYPGMGPISLVEVIRTDARFAELWKRLSLFQQGSVEFYKELYDNMPLFAGMDGMALSAPVPGSGKKGYSPVFRNVLVPEGKLLSAIDEGVDTGYHVFKLSARMYPDNHCLGMRAYDEATGKWLDEYRWETYSQVERRAENLGAGLLSVVNVKRSKPLDTNDFIVAMMSANSKEWVLTDLACQTFSLVNTALYETLGPNTSEYIMNLTESPVVVVSKPNLLRIFALASKLRALNTIVIMDDMDLQEVDRLASLLPVTKNAKGETISVLTLRQVEKIGELNNIAPIPPSPDSFHTISFTSGTTSLPKGVQLTHRAYCAALAFACSHVRCEPNKQRYALCLLPLTHIYQRQMTGLNLMHAFGIGFLHKPNPDLFIEAMCVLRPAMVSLVPRVLTKLEAGIKNSIQGADVSTFKRKLAKTVIDAKDKRFSAVSGPDDSYMNRFIYRKIFVDKIRDKLGFTNVPLVTTGSAPISPETLRFIQCAMDIGILQGYGLTETFGGNFLSVPYETDCGSCGPPAMTTEVRLRDVPGMSYNAEKDHMGEVVVRSQQQFERYYKMPEKTAEVLDKDGWFSTGDVGYIDKKGRLFITDRVKNIFKLSQGEYIAPEKVENCYLSSCPFITQIFVHGNSLNNYLVGVVGIDVVPFKAILDSRTSKWSKLPLEEVIPTINKDPALKQLTLKIINSFVTAELQGFEKIGNLYADVEPLSVDGETLTPTFKVKREVCTKVFKDILSSLYDEGHILKAGKL
- the YSY6 gene encoding Ysy6p (Syntenic homolog of Saccharomyces cerevisiae YBR162W-A (YSY6)) encodes the protein MALQTPKQRAANLRFAKANEKKVGKKKKTGSKTEYPISKTWILVLLFLLVGGGVLELVSLLF